From the Lolium rigidum isolate FL_2022 chromosome 2, APGP_CSIRO_Lrig_0.1, whole genome shotgun sequence genome, one window contains:
- the LOC124685811 gene encoding uncharacterized protein LOC124685811, whose amino-acid sequence MDSPADGGALGLRRSASAKQAPSPSPLSGNNASSQKQPPRASTSTSLAPGYPRKAPSINCIAATSTDTPPATPRGKTKQPSSASSSSYYSSMFSPRKLMQRASRAFRGSGRSRRKKNAMAAAAVDGSDVDSPRSVVSKGSDADSVFSLDDQITADGDVAKQQEEEVVPEKIIHEANPSPAPVATEQKDEGRDNTQEETSAAKEEAEPKKESAPPALEDDVADEIAAAKEAVKEKEKREEGIKAEVVKRFQGRRVRTTSTERRESARSNEAIEEARTKLLELRKGNRVQALVGAFETVMDSPQRRAAAGKPQLNLRV is encoded by the coding sequence ATGGACTCACCGGCAGACGGCGGCGCGCTGGGGCTCCGGCGCAGCGCGAGCGCGAAGCAGGCGCCCTCCCCGTCGCCGCTCAGCGGCAACAACGCCTCCTCTCAGAagcagccgccgcgcgcctccaccTCGACCTCCTTGGCGCCTGGGTACCCGCGCAAGGCGCCGTCCATCAACTGCATCGCGgccacctccaccgacaccccGCCGGCCACCCCCAGAGGCAAAACCAAGCAGCCGTCGTCGGCGTCCTCGTCGTCGTACTACTCGTCGATGTTTTCCCCGAGGAAGCTCATGCAGCGCGCCTCCCGCGCCTTCCGCGGATCCGGCAGGTCCCGCCGCAAGAAgaacgcgatggcggcggcggccgtggatGGCAGCGATGTCGACAGCCCAAGGTCCGTCGTCAGCAAGGGCTCCGACGCCGACAGCGTCTTTTCGTTGGACGATCAGATCACCGCCGACGGCGACGTCGCAAAGCAGCAAGAGGAGGAGGTCGTCCCGGAGAAGATCATACACGAGGCGAACCCGTCGCCGGCGCCCGTTGCCACGGAGCAGAAGGACGAGGGACGCGACAACACGCAGGAGGAGACCTCTGCCGCCAAGGAGGAAGCGGAGCCGAAGAAGGAATCGGCTCCTCCTGCGCTGGAGGATGACGTCGCCGACGAGATCGcggcggcgaaggaggcggtgaaggagaaggagaagcgcGAGGAGGGGATCAAGGCGGAGGTGGTGAAGAGGTTCCAGGGGAGGCGGGTGAGGACGACCTCGACGGAGAGGCGGGAGTCGGCGCGCAGCAACGAGgcgatcgaggaggcgaggaccaAGCTGCTGGAGCTGAGGAAGGGGAACAGGGTGCAGGCACTCGTCGGCGCCTTTGAGACCGTCATGGATAGTCCccagcgccgcgccgccgccggcaagccgCAGCTCAACCTCCGCGTCTGA